The nucleotide sequence GTATGTTGACCACTTCCACTTGACGGTTTCAGCAGAATATATGAATCACTATAACGCGATCGACTACTAGCGGTACTACTGGCATATCCGGCGCCAATATAGTAATCTCGACGGCCATACCCTGAacctgatgatgatgatgttgttgttgttgatccCTTTTCTCTGATTCGTGATGTTGGTCCTATAGCCgctgatgaagatgtatttgaggaagatgaagcGACAAATGATGGTTGTCCCGCAGTCGACTCTTTCTTTGCTTGTTCATGCAACTTTCGCGATGAGTTACTATTGTACCGCGGTGTATAATGACTGCTATTGTATGACATAATGTGATGGATGTATGGATTGATTAGTCAAGTGTTGTAAAATTTATTCAGTAAAATGGTCTTACACAGATTACTTGTTAGTTAGTTGCATAAATGCGAGATTCGAGCGTATGTGTAGTTTTATGCTTGTTGTAGTTGAGTTATTGCCCTTGTCCCTGTATTTGCGTGGTGATACAATTCAAGCTTGTTTAGTAACCCTATTTGGTTGTTTGGTTGTCATTTTTGTAGATTTACTTTTGAGGAAATGCTTTTTTATGACAACCACAAAGTCGTGCACAAGTGCTCAATTAATATACGACAAACCTTTGGACCCTTCAACCCTATTTCTATACATTGGTTTACTTCTACAACTTCAGTCTGTTGTCTAAAGTGAGATATGCTTTATACATGTATTACAAATcatgaaaaatttggtaTCTATTGTCTAATTTCCATTAGACATCAAGGCTATAAACCATCATCTCTTTCCCCATTATAAGCTCATTTGAGTTGGAGAACCAGCCAACAATTGCAGGGTGCTGAATTCTGATTTATTCAACTTATCACCAAACTCCATCAACTCAAAAATCAAGCTCATATTAGGACAAATTCGTTCACATTTATCCACTGTAATATTACTCGCTTGCTCTGATTCAATACTTGTTAACGTgccatttttcaacatttcatAAGCTGCATTAACaccaataccaaatttCATCATGTAAAATGCCACCACAACACAAGCACTTCGACTTACTCCACATTGGCAATGAACAAGTACTTTCATGCCTTGTTGGTAATACCAATCGATTTTATGAGTCAACTCCATCAAATCTTTCGAAATAGCAGATGTATGAGACCACGGTAAATGAAGGTACTCTCGAACATTTGGCTGttggttttggaaattAGATGATAGATTGGTACATTCTTTGGCAACATTGATAACCAAATTGTATTGATTGATGTCGATCTTGTTTAATGGGTCAGAATAAAGGAATATTTTACTATTGAGGACATTTCTTGGTCCATTGGGGTATGCATTTATTGCCGACGTTTCTTGAAGTTCTTCGGGCACGttgaatttctttgaaTTGTAAGTTATGCTTTGTGGAGTACTAGAATGAACAAACGAATTGACTTCAGGTTTGCTAAAGTTAGTTTCCAATGGGGATTCAATTGACATTTTCTTGATGTTGCGCAGTAACTTGGTAGGGGagtggtgttgttgttgctgtcCACTCTGCTTATCCAATCCCATGGGGCTTTGCAATCTAGGTGGCGTTGATAATGGCGACGCTTTGGAATTTGGGGCAAATGGTGGTGGCATTGGCGGTTGCGTACGTTCATTGAATAAATCGTTGGCAGTTCCTCCAAACAATATTGCGTCTGAATCTTGCTGCGGACCGGTAATCTCCAGAGGGAACTTGTAAGGTTTATTTGGAGCACCAGTGGTACTATGTGTATCAATGTCTGAATCTCCATGTGATTGTAGATGGTGTTGCAGTTTAAGATTGTGTGGAGGCAATGTGGGGGTATGAGTGACTGAAGGAGTTTGTAATGCACGCTCAGAGTATAtggtgctgttgttgaacaaagGTTGGGCGAAATTGAGAAGGTTCAGTTTATCGGATGAAGATGTGGTTGTCGTCGTGTTTGTAGTCGAGTCGGATAGTTTCAGTCTCTTTGCCGCAAGTGTAGTGTGATTCAGTGGGTTGGAAGATCCATTTGAGTCATTTAAATTTAACGACAAATTCTTCATATTCTTGTGaatattgaatgaatttgcTATTCTTGAATGTTTTGGAGAATAATTGATCATTCCAGGTGAAGAAGGTATTGAACCAGTAGATGACACcgatgatattgatgagCTGTACCCATGTGAAAGTACATTATTTGGTGGCTGTTGAAATGAATGTAGATTTTGGAGATGCTGATGCtgatgctgttgctgttgctgttgttgttggtgatggtggtggtggcgGTGGTGGCGTTGTGGGGAAGATAATGCTGACAGATTTACTTGATCGAAATCCACATTCCCATTTCTATTTTGTAGTTTCGAAGGTGTTGTAGCTGCTGCATTTGGATTTGGCGATGAAGCAATATTTAAATTTGTTATGGACTCTCCCAACTCCAGTTGCGAATACTCAAAACTATATTGACGACGGTGGCAATCACTATTAAGCTGAGAAGGCGAATTTTGATGTTCGTTTGCAGTTGCAGTACCAGTTTGACGCGTATCTAGCTGTCCTTTAGATATATTGTTTGCCGCCCTTGCAGTTGAATCTAGttggaaattttgcatcatATCATTTGAATACCTGGTAGGGGCACAatgtttgatattttcaGCAGTGATAAAATCTGATGAGTGGGGTGTTGAAGTTTCAAAACTAAATTTGGACACTGATCGACGTATGTGATTACTAGTAGTGGTACTAGCACAAGAAGAGACCCAAGGAGTAGACATATAAAATAGTGGCTCGGCTTCTGAAGATATACTTTTTTGAGGTTTTTCGATATTCCTTTGCTGATCAGTTGCAAAGGCGGAGGAGGGGGGGGGCTTGGTGGACACTTTGGGGTGGAAAAAAGGAGATAAATTCAACTAACTTGCAACTCCGATTGTGAATAGGAACAAATATAGAGCCGGCGATAATCGTTGCAGCTGGAGCCCTTGTagattattgattttgtatagGTTGTATAGTTTCTTGCACAGTACAGaaacttttttcaatttttcccTCTATATAAATGAGTATTATAACGAGACAGTACCAGTGATTATGCTTGCCAAAGTAGTAGCTCGTGTTGTCTCTCTGTTAACGTGTGTGGTATGCTGGTGTATACGTTGGTTGGTGTATGTGGTGTTTAATTATGaataacaataataataatcTGGCGatctttctcttttgttaACAAGAATGAATATATtgtgtttttattttatagttttattttaatttttacttttggtatgtgtgtgtgtcCTACTTTGTTCCAGCtgtttgtttgtattttaaACGTGTTTGAGGTTCATATGTAAGAGAGtatcaaatcaaaccaaaCCGTATGCAACTAAtgttaaaaagaaataaaaaaaagaaatatcGAATATGTAGTACTTTGTTATGTGTCTGTCAGTCAGAGAATAAGGGCGTGTCTGACTCAACAATGATACATTTGCATATGTCATGTCAAATATAACATATCATAGACTAGTCTTTCTACCAAGAGTTGACAGAAAATGGCAATTGACAATATTAGCAACAAGTCAATGAATACAAAAGTACGTGTGACCTTGAGttaaaaatagaaaaaaacaaaaggaCTTGTATATGTATAGGTGTATATGTGTGTATGCGTGTAGCGTGTATGTGcatatatgtatatatgtatatgtgtatatgtagttctatttttatttttcttaCACTAACAATAGAGTAATGATCTCTCTGTCTCTGGTGTGGACCATTCCCTTGCAATGTGATAATATCAAGCCCATAATTTCTTTCTCTACTGTCTATTTCCGcctctttctctttctctttctctttctctttttcctttttttttcgctCTTCTGTCTTTTTTGCCAATTAAGCAAATATGATAGTTTTTTAGATGACTTTGCTCAAACAACACAATTGTTAAAAATAGACTTTTCACTTTAATTTTAAATCTATACTTTAAGAAGATCTAGAACAATtctttaaaacaataaggTTACACAGGGAAATGAAGCGCAAACATCATGTACAAAGAAATATGGGTTGGGGGCTCATAACCCAAGGAGAAAAAAACTCGTAATTTATTAATAATATCACTGTGATTACTAAAATTAGCACTTATCTCCCACTCCTTTACCAAACACTCATGGTGGTTGAATTGGGCGATGTCCCAGCTGCGCGTAGCATATAcccctttttctttgttctttttcttccCACCCTCTTCCCCCCTCCATTAGATATGATGTagtgtgtgtgtgtggAAATATATATCCGCAATTCATCCCTTTTGTTCATTCATATGTCATTTTTgtagttgaaaaatcaagaattggtACATATTTATTAAATGTAAAAGGGGTTAAATGGTTTTATTCATAATGATTACATGTCTATTTTTGGCATGTCgttaaaataaaaatttggaCACTGGGCCAAATGACATCATTATGTTTTACTACCCACTACTGAGCTTTAGTTCCAGATGAAGCTTGCATGTGGAACTCTCTTGCATAGTGCTCTGATACTGTAATGTGCTTCATCTTGATGTGATAAGTACCAAATATAGCGATAATCAGGGGTAGATACtattgttttattgttaCAAAGTACTGTTATCATTGACACAAATGTTAGACCAAAAGGGACTGAACAATCTATATGCcaagaaaaacaataagCCAACTCAATCCTATTATAGTTTTGTATCTTTTGTACATATAATACAATGTACATTTCtttaaacaataaaacCTCATAAAAagagtgaaaaaaaatggaACAATATAGtgtctttttcttttagAAGAATTACACGACACGacaataaaaacaaaaagctCTTTTCATTATTATGCAGTGGATCGCCGACTTCATTCCCCATTCGAACGTGCGCCAATTAACACATATATACCCTCATTTTTTGAACAGCTGTAAAGATATTCTTCACTTTCAAGCTATTTCTCTAGCACACAAAGAGCTGCTTAGAGTGTGAGAGCCACTCGCATCTTTCTTAATCATTGCAACAAAAGGTTGCTAAAGCGGCCCACAAAAGCAACCGTATATAGGCTATAAAAAGGATCAAAGCATACAAAGGGATGAGGTTTTCCCTCGACGACGTGCTTACGGGCATTACAAAGCAAAAGATCGCCTATCTCGCACTTATCCAACTTACTTACTCAAATATTCACAAGCTATGGTGAATGAGCGTATCACTACGAATCTGACAAGGAAAATATTAGGGTGGTGACACCACTCAGGACAAGCCCAATTTGGGTAAGATATTGTAGAAGGGTCGCAAATGGAGTACCCTGTATGTGTTGGACCTTGTACTAAAATGTTGTATAAATACACCAATTTTGGATCTCGAGGGATAAAGAGAAAGTTGGAGGATATTCAACTCAAGATAGATTGCGACTACTTTACGCTGCTACGGCGTGATAATATTGAGAAACAATGGCAGACATTCATTTCcaaggaagaaaaaaaataaaacaaacGAAAACACCAGAAACAAAATGCTTCCCTTGAACTCTGATGAAACTTGCTCAATTTGACATTGGATAAAGAAAGAATTTTACATGATCCCATGCTGGACATGAAAATAATCATAATTGTGATTTTGTGTAGATTTCTGCCAAAGTATTTGcattatatatatatttcaCTTTTCATATTCCATTTGTAACAATTCATGCTTAATGACGTTATAAAAATGATTTAATGAAGGGTTGGGATAGTCTCGAGGGTTGTACTGTTGGATCTTTTGTTGCTGAATTAGATGCTTCATTTGTTGTACTATATGTTTATCATATGGCGATCCACTTTGATGTTCATATGTATATTCCAGCTTCACTTTAGTTTCTccatcatcaccaccactgTTTATCTCTTTGATGTAGGTTGCTGGCAATGATCGCATATCTTCTAGCCATGGCATTTTGATTAATAGAAATCCTTGAGGGAAATCGCCACAGGTGGCAGCAGCAGAAGAAGCAGCAGAAGCAGAGCCCTTAGTACGACCTTCCGCTCCTCTACCCACTTTAGTTGACCCCTGGGTTCGAGTAGGATACATGGCATACAAGTGTGGTTTAGAATTTGATCTAGGACACCCCAATACCATGGCATATTGTTGCAACTTGATACAAGTACGATATAATGATGCAAAGGTTGATTGTGAATTGGTAAAACCTCCATTCAAAGTATAAGAACTGCCACCTAATCCATTAAAAGTATCGGCAGTTATGAAAATTGGTGCGCTGCAGGAATAGGCATAATTGAAATGGGATAGATCACGGAATCCAATTAGTTTCAAATATGGAGGTGGAGAAAATGGTACTGGTCTGGCTTCGGAATCCTCGTCTGCATCTAcaccttctttttcttccccatcatcatcttgttcCTCCTCAACTCGATGATCAAATGTATAATCGCGTAAAAACTTCATTTGTTCTTGATTTAACAATAATACATC is from Candida orthopsilosis Co 90-125, chromosome 1 draft sequence and encodes:
- a CDS encoding Cpp1 MAPK phosphatase (member of VH1 family), translating into MSTPWVSSCASTTTSNHIRRSVSKFSFETSTPHSSDFITAENIKHCAPTRYSNDMMQNFQLDSTARAANNISKGQLDTRQTGTATANEHQNSPSQLNSDCHRRQYSFEYSQSELGESITNLNIASSPNPNAAATTPSKLQNRNGNVDFDQVNSSALSSPQRHHRHHHHHQQQQQQQQHQHQHLQNLHSFQQPPNNVLSHGYSSSISSVSSTGSIPSSPGMINYSPKHSRIANSFNIHKNMKNLSLNLNDSNGSSNPSNHTTLAAKRSKLSDSTTNTTTTTSSSDKSNLLNFAQPLFNNSTIYSERALQTPSVTHTPTLPPHNLKSQHHLQSHGDSDIDTHSTTGAPNKPYKFPSEITGPQQDSDAILFGGTANDLFNERTQPPMPPPFAPNSKASPLSTPPRLQSPMGLDKQSGQQQQHHSPTKLSRNIKKMSIESPLETNFSKPEVNSFVHSSTPQSITYNSKKFNVPEELQETSAINAYPNGPRNVLNSKIFLYSDPLNKIDINQYNLVINVAKECTNLSSNFQNQQPNVREYLHLPWSHTSAISKDLMELTHKIDWYYQQGMKVLVHCQCGVSRSACVVVAFYMMKFGIGVNAAYEMLKNGTLTSIESEQASNITVDKCERICPNMSLIFELMEFGDKLNKSEFSTSQLLAGSPTQMSL